The Salvelinus sp. IW2-2015 linkage group LG15, ASM291031v2, whole genome shotgun sequence genome includes a region encoding these proteins:
- the LOC111974821 gene encoding U5 small nuclear ribonucleoprotein TSSC4, whose translation MCEQEDHGDGGRNKLSNSDAIKLTDDLSLSYSDPEERNESIDPKVEDLSSSDDEEHQNSCPGPGPKKPAFSLTGGSSSFSNRSRSIFDCLESAAKLSSSHLGQDNVIDGVFARPPPPPLLPSGKKYGEKVGELVSKPPQKRGVPDYLVNPERWTRYDLEDVPETSDSKNSMXAQQYIQSLQQXXKENTMEDDPEEPFTPTFNQGQSXSSEHKIVFSRPSXPQKDXXXEVNKPDRTKKAGMGLCHLDDEEEEGIGLAIAPQRPKESERKRKWTPVGDAEGVLNDRKDQPPIGFVISRNVKRKNFRKTSEKEED comes from the coding sequence ATGTGTGAGCAAGAGGACCACGGAGACGGTGGCCGTAACAAGCTGTCCAACAGTGACGCCATCAAGCTGACAGATGACCTCTCTCTGAGTTACTCCGACCCTGAAGAGCGTAATGAGTCCATAGACCCAAAGGTGGAAGACTTGTCCTCATCTGATGATGAAGAGCACCAGAACTCTTGCCCTGGTCCCGGTCCCAAGAAACCTGCATTCAGTCTGACAGGTGGCAGCTCAAGCTTCTCCAACCGCAGCCGAAGCATCTTTGATTGCCTGGAGAGTGCCGCTAAGCTGTCCTCATCCCATCTGGGCCAGGACAATGTCATTGACGGGGTCTTTGCAcgtccccctccacccccactgCTGCCGAGTGGAAAGAAGTATGGGGAGAAGGTGGGGGAATTGGTCAGCAAGCCTCCTCAGAAGAGAGGAGTGCCAGATTACCTGGTGAATCCTGAGCGCTGGACGCGYTAYGACCTGGAGGATGTGCCAGAGACCAGTGACAGCAAGAATAGCATGGWGGCTCAGCAGTACATACARAGCCTGCAGCAGMAGRAGAAGGAGAACACGATGGAAGATGATCCTGAAGAGCCTTTTACACCTACTTTCAACCAGGGCCAGAGCARTAGCTCAGAGCATAAGATYGTGTTCTCCAGGCCTAGCYGGCCACAGAARGATGAMKCTGMAGAAGTTAACAAGCCTGATCGAACTAAGAAGGCAGGGATGGGTCTCTGTCACTTagatgatgaagaagaggagggtaTAGGCCTAGCAATCGCCCCCCAACGCCCAAAGGAGAGTGAGCGGAAGAGGAAGTGGACACCGGTGGGTGACGCAGAGGGTGTGCTGAATGATCGGAAGGATCAGCCGCCTATTGGCTTCGTCATTAGTAGGAACGTCAAAAGGAAGAACTTCCGCAAGACttcagagaaggaggaggactgA